The following proteins are encoded in a genomic region of Xanthomonas citri pv. mangiferaeindicae:
- a CDS encoding dihydropteroate synthase: protein MFDTAPQLDCNGRVLRLDRPRVMGIVNVTPDSFSDGGAHATAEAAIAHGLRLAEAGADVLDIGGESTRPGADEVPVDEELRRVLPVIEALAAQTALPISIDTSKPEVMRAAVEAGAGLINDVYGLRREGALQAAAALGVPVVLMHMLGEPRGMQDAPEYDDVVAEVHRFLAERIFAAEMAGIERRRIVVDPGFGFGKTTAHNLALLAQLARLGELGVPVLAGLSRKRSIGELTGREVASERVAGSVAAHLIAAQNGARLLRVHDVAATVDALRVWLAVAAVPRPRVAAAPTIQWPDDA, encoded by the coding sequence ATGTTCGACACCGCTCCCCAACTCGACTGCAACGGCCGCGTCCTGCGGCTCGACCGCCCGCGGGTCATGGGCATCGTCAACGTCACCCCCGATTCGTTCTCCGACGGCGGTGCGCATGCCACGGCCGAGGCCGCGATCGCGCACGGCCTGCGGTTGGCCGAGGCGGGCGCCGACGTGCTCGACATCGGCGGCGAGTCGACCCGGCCCGGTGCCGACGAGGTGCCGGTCGACGAGGAGCTGCGGCGGGTGCTGCCGGTCATCGAGGCCTTGGCCGCGCAGACCGCGCTGCCGATCAGCATCGACACCTCCAAGCCCGAAGTCATGCGCGCCGCGGTCGAGGCCGGTGCTGGCCTGATCAACGATGTCTACGGGCTGCGTCGCGAGGGTGCGCTCCAGGCCGCCGCCGCGCTCGGCGTGCCGGTCGTGCTGATGCACATGCTGGGCGAGCCGCGCGGCATGCAGGATGCGCCCGAGTACGACGACGTGGTCGCCGAGGTGCACCGGTTCCTGGCCGAGCGCATCTTCGCTGCCGAGATGGCCGGGATCGAGCGCCGCCGGATCGTCGTCGATCCGGGCTTCGGCTTCGGCAAGACCACCGCGCACAACCTCGCGCTGCTGGCCCAGCTCGCGCGCTTGGGCGAACTCGGCGTGCCGGTGCTGGCCGGCCTGTCGCGCAAGCGCAGCATCGGAGAGTTGACCGGGCGCGAGGTGGCGTCCGAGCGCGTCGCCGGGTCGGTGGCCGCCCACCTGATCGCTGCCCAAAACGGGGCCCGGCTGCTGCGCGTGCACGATGTCGCGGCCACCGTCGACGCGCTGCGGGTCTGGCTTGCGGTGGCGGCGGTGCCGCGTCCGCGGGTGGCGGCGGCGCCGACGATCCAGTGGCCCGACGACGCCTGA
- a CDS encoding 5'/3'-nucleotidase SurE: MRVLVSNDDGVDAPGIRILAQGLRDAGHEVLIVAPDRDRSGASNSLTLDMPLRVVQLDETTWRVHGTPTDCVHVAMTGLLDREPDIVVSGINNTANLGDDVIYSGTVAAAMEGRFCGLPAVAMSLVTANHDGQYYETAARAAVEIVARLKADPLPADTILNVNVPDVAWDALTGFEVTRLGNRHRAEGCTPIVDPRGRTFWWIGAAGPEQDAGPGTDFHAVRTRHISISPIHVDLTRYQALEHVANWVGGLEAGLRATQA; this comes from the coding sequence ACGGCGTCGACGCACCGGGCATCCGGATCCTCGCCCAGGGGCTGCGCGATGCAGGGCACGAGGTGCTGATCGTCGCCCCCGACCGTGATCGCTCCGGGGCCAGCAACTCGCTCACGCTGGACATGCCGTTGCGCGTGGTGCAGCTCGACGAAACGACCTGGCGGGTCCACGGCACGCCGACCGATTGCGTACACGTGGCGATGACCGGCCTGCTCGATCGCGAACCCGACATCGTCGTGTCGGGGATCAACAACACCGCCAACCTCGGTGACGACGTCATCTATTCGGGCACCGTCGCCGCGGCGATGGAAGGCCGCTTCTGCGGCTTGCCGGCGGTCGCGATGTCGCTGGTCACGGCCAATCATGATGGGCAGTATTACGAGACCGCTGCGCGCGCCGCGGTCGAGATCGTCGCCCGGCTCAAGGCCGATCCGCTGCCGGCCGACACGATCCTCAACGTCAACGTGCCCGATGTCGCCTGGGATGCCCTCACAGGCTTTGAGGTCACGCGGCTGGGCAACCGCCACCGCGCCGAGGGCTGTACGCCGATCGTCGACCCGCGCGGGCGGACGTTCTGGTGGATCGGTGCCGCCGGCCCGGAGCAGGATGCCGGCCCCGGTACCGATTTCCATGCCGTGCGCACGCGGCATATCTCGATCAGCCCGATTCATGTCGATCTCACCCGGTACCAGGCGCTCGAGCATGTCGCCAACTGGGTCGGCGGACTGGAGGCCGGGCTCCGGGCGACGCAGGCATGA
- a CDS encoding tRNA (adenosine(37)-N6)-dimethylallyltransferase MiaA translates to MNAGDARPWVIALMGPTASGKSALALALAERLNGEIVSVDSALVYRGLDIGAAKPDAAERDRVAHHMLDLRDPWQTYSAAEFAIDARHAIEDILARGRLPILAGGTGLYFAALLEGLSPMPAADPAVRAEITAQAAALGWPALHAQLAAVDPEAAARIGPGDPQRIQRALEVHRLSGVPISDWQRRPSEAPPFPARVLQLAIAPPERAELHARIAARFDAMLAAGFLDEVRALRALPQLRAHPAPLELPAIRAVGYRQAWEYLDGLGDVASMRDRAIAATRQLAKRQFTWLRGRSQVRWFDPGRERAALDAAVDQALAARPAVGAGDG, encoded by the coding sequence ATGAACGCCGGCGACGCCCGGCCCTGGGTGATCGCGCTGATGGGCCCGACCGCCTCGGGCAAATCCGCGCTGGCGCTGGCCCTGGCCGAGCGCCTCAATGGTGAGATCGTCAGCGTCGACTCGGCGCTGGTGTATCGCGGACTGGACATCGGGGCGGCCAAGCCCGATGCCGCCGAGCGCGACCGCGTCGCGCACCACATGCTCGACCTGCGCGATCCGTGGCAGACCTATTCGGCGGCCGAGTTCGCCATCGATGCCCGCCACGCGATCGAGGACATCCTCGCCCGCGGACGGCTGCCGATCCTCGCCGGTGGCACCGGGTTGTACTTTGCCGCGCTGCTCGAAGGCCTGTCGCCGATGCCGGCCGCCGACCCGGCCGTGCGGGCGGAGATCACCGCGCAGGCCGCCGCACTTGGCTGGCCGGCGTTGCACGCCCAGCTTGCGGCGGTCGATCCGGAGGCCGCGGCGCGGATCGGACCGGGCGATCCGCAGCGCATCCAGCGGGCGCTCGAAGTGCATCGCCTGAGCGGCGTGCCGATCAGCGACTGGCAACGCCGGCCGTCCGAGGCGCCGCCGTTCCCGGCGCGTGTGCTGCAGTTGGCGATCGCGCCGCCCGAGCGTGCCGAGCTGCATGCGCGGATCGCGGCCCGTTTCGATGCGATGCTCGCCGCCGGCTTCCTCGACGAGGTCCGCGCGCTGCGTGCCTTGCCGCAACTGCGCGCCCATCCTGCGCCGCTGGAGTTGCCGGCGATCCGCGCCGTCGGCTACCGCCAGGCCTGGGAGTACCTGGACGGGCTGGGGGATGTGGCGTCGATGCGCGATCGCGCGATCGCCGCGACCCGGCAACTGGCCAAGCGCCAGTTCACCTGGCTGCGTGGGCGCAGCCAAGTGCGCTGGTTCGACCCTGGACGCGAGCGCGCCGCGCTCGATGCCGCGGTCGACCAGGCGTTGGCGGCGCGCCCGGCGGTAGGCGCAGGAGACGGCTGA
- a CDS encoding RNA chaperone Hfq, translating into MSKGQSLQDPFLNALRRERVPVSIYLVNGIKLQGTIESFDQFVVLLRNTVSQMVYKHAISTVVPARNVRVAPGGGFVESAHGAVDDAAEQPE; encoded by the coding sequence ATGTCCAAGGGACAGTCCTTGCAGGATCCTTTCCTGAACGCATTGCGCCGTGAGCGCGTACCGGTCTCGATTTACCTCGTCAACGGCATCAAACTGCAGGGCACGATCGAGTCGTTCGACCAATTCGTGGTGCTGCTGCGCAACACCGTGAGCCAGATGGTCTACAAGCATGCGATCTCGACTGTGGTGCCGGCGCGCAACGTGCGCGTGGCCCCCGGTGGCGGTTTCGTCGAGTCCGCGCATGGTGCGGTCGACGATGCCGCCGAACAGCCTGAATGA
- a CDS encoding GTPase HflX, with amino-acid sequence MFERSRKGENALLIQPHAHGPADEGVLEEFSELARSAGAHVAMVIPARIDRPNAATLIGSGKLEEVKAAADASGADLILVNHRLSPGQERNLERALERRVVDRTGLILDIFAQRARSHEGKLQVELAQLRHMATRLVRGWTHLERQRGGSIGLRGPGETQLETDRRLLQKRVEQLQARLGKVEVQRTQMRRARVRSELPRVALVGYTNAGKSTLFNTLSGADAYAADQLFATLDPTVRRVDLSGGAIVLADTVGFVRDLPHELVAAFRSTLSEAREADLLLHVIDAADPLRNERIAQVDAVLGEIGAGELPQLLVFNKIDRIDGATPRYDMDPAALADDAVREAVWISARDGLGLDLLSQALARRLGMRRIVGSVALPPEAGRLRARLHALEAVREEVAEEAGGWRLQVDLAHADAARLAAQPEGAPLRVLLPVDDPDTI; translated from the coding sequence TTGTTCGAACGCTCCCGCAAGGGTGAAAACGCGCTGCTGATCCAGCCCCACGCGCACGGCCCGGCCGACGAGGGCGTGCTCGAGGAATTTTCCGAGCTCGCGCGCTCGGCCGGTGCCCATGTCGCGATGGTGATCCCCGCGCGCATCGACCGCCCCAATGCCGCCACGCTGATCGGCAGCGGCAAGCTGGAGGAGGTCAAGGCCGCCGCCGACGCCAGCGGCGCCGACCTGATCCTGGTCAACCACCGGCTCTCGCCCGGCCAGGAGCGCAACCTCGAGCGTGCGCTCGAGCGGCGCGTGGTCGACCGCACCGGGCTGATCCTCGACATCTTCGCCCAGCGCGCGCGCAGCCACGAAGGCAAGCTGCAGGTCGAGCTGGCGCAGCTGCGCCACATGGCCACGCGCCTGGTGCGCGGCTGGACCCACCTGGAACGCCAGCGCGGTGGTTCGATCGGCCTGCGCGGTCCGGGCGAGACCCAGCTTGAGACCGACCGCCGCCTGCTGCAGAAGCGGGTCGAGCAGTTGCAGGCCAGGCTGGGCAAGGTCGAGGTGCAGCGCACCCAGATGCGCCGCGCGCGCGTGCGCAGCGAACTGCCGCGCGTCGCCCTGGTCGGCTACACCAACGCCGGCAAGTCGACGCTGTTCAATACGCTCAGCGGCGCGGACGCCTACGCGGCCGACCAGTTGTTCGCGACTTTGGATCCGACCGTGCGCCGGGTCGACCTGTCGGGCGGTGCGATCGTGCTCGCCGACACGGTCGGCTTCGTCCGCGACCTGCCGCACGAACTCGTCGCCGCCTTCCGCTCCACGTTGAGCGAGGCGCGTGAGGCCGATCTGCTGCTGCACGTCATCGACGCCGCCGATCCATTGCGCAACGAGCGCATCGCCCAGGTCGATGCGGTGCTCGGCGAGATCGGCGCCGGTGAGCTGCCGCAGTTGCTGGTGTTCAACAAGATCGACCGCATCGACGGCGCTACGCCGCGCTACGACATGGATCCGGCGGCGCTCGCCGACGATGCCGTGCGCGAGGCGGTGTGGATCTCCGCGCGCGACGGGCTCGGCCTGGACCTGCTGTCGCAGGCACTGGCGCGCCGCTTGGGCATGCGCCGCATCGTCGGTAGCGTGGCGTTGCCGCCCGAGGCGGGCCGGTTGCGTGCGCGCCTGCACGCGCTCGAGGCAGTGCGCGAGGAAGTGGCCGAGGAGGCCGGCGGTTGGCGGCTACAGGTCGATCTGGCGCATGCCGACGCCGCGCGCCTGGCCGCGCAACCCGAGGGCGCCCCATTGCGCGTGCTCTTGCCTGTCGACGACCCTGACACCATCTGA
- a CDS encoding RNA-binding protein (RNA binding protein found associated to pre-50S subunit of the ribosome; putative role in ribosome assembly; necessary for optimal growth but not cell viability), whose translation MSNVLTAAQTRFLRGQAHGIKAMLQVGGKGITDALVAEIDAALEHHELIKVKVGAADREARDAMIAELAERTASALVQRIGHVAVLYRQSRDRRQIVLPRA comes from the coding sequence ATGAGTAACGTCCTGACCGCTGCCCAGACCCGTTTTCTGCGCGGCCAGGCCCATGGCATCAAGGCCATGTTGCAGGTGGGCGGCAAGGGCATCACCGATGCCCTGGTCGCCGAGATCGATGCCGCGCTCGAGCATCACGAACTGATCAAGGTGAAGGTCGGGGCCGCCGACCGCGAGGCCCGCGACGCAATGATCGCCGAGCTGGCCGAACGCACGGCCAGTGCGCTGGTCCAGCGCATCGGCCACGTCGCGGTGCTCTACCGGCAGAGCCGCGACCGTCGCCAGATCGTACTGCCGCGGGCCTGA
- a CDS encoding amino acid permease, whose product MQAWLRRKNIDLITVHEEGRRLVPTLGWPHLVALGIGAIVGTGIYTLIGVGANLAGPAVLLSFLVAGVVCACAALAYAEMSTMMPAAGSAYTYSYAVLGEGIAWIVGWSLILEYSLVVSAVAVGWSGSVVEFLTGIGVTVPQAIAVGPHAGGVVNLPAVLITFAVAGLLVVGTKESATLNAVLVVVKVVALAVFVAIALPHFDAANLEPFMPHGFAKSMGGDGVERGVMAAAAIIFFAFYGFDAISTAAEETRNPKRDLSIGIIGSMVGCTVIYLLVALAAVGAMHYTLFAQSPAPLALIMRELGQGTASGIVSGAAVVALPTVLLAFFYGQSRVFFVMSRDGLLPRALSKVDARRGTPVMITLFTAVLVAALAGVARLDEIAALANAGTLAAFTAVALCMLVLRVRDPQRPRVFRAPLAWVIGPIAILGCTYLFWSLPQRTQLWFLAWNVFGVLVYLLYARRNSVLGRGGDA is encoded by the coding sequence ATGCAGGCCTGGTTGCGGCGCAAGAACATCGATCTGATCACCGTGCACGAGGAAGGACGCCGGCTGGTGCCCACCCTCGGCTGGCCGCACCTGGTCGCGTTGGGCATCGGCGCGATCGTAGGCACGGGCATCTACACCCTGATCGGCGTCGGCGCGAACCTCGCTGGGCCGGCAGTGCTGCTGTCGTTCCTCGTCGCCGGTGTGGTCTGCGCCTGCGCCGCGCTCGCCTACGCCGAGATGTCGACGATGATGCCGGCCGCCGGCAGTGCCTACACCTACAGCTATGCGGTGCTCGGCGAGGGCATCGCCTGGATCGTCGGCTGGAGCCTGATCCTGGAGTACTCGCTGGTCGTGAGCGCGGTGGCGGTCGGCTGGTCGGGCTCGGTGGTCGAGTTCCTGACCGGCATCGGCGTGACCGTGCCGCAGGCGATCGCGGTCGGGCCGCATGCCGGCGGCGTGGTCAATCTGCCGGCGGTGCTGATCACCTTCGCCGTTGCCGGCCTGCTGGTGGTGGGCACGAAGGAGAGCGCGACGCTCAATGCCGTGCTGGTGGTGGTCAAGGTCGTCGCGCTGGCGGTGTTCGTGGCGATCGCGCTGCCGCACTTCGACGCGGCCAATCTCGAGCCCTTCATGCCGCACGGCTTTGCCAAGAGCATGGGCGGCGACGGCGTGGAGCGTGGGGTGATGGCGGCTGCGGCCATCATCTTCTTCGCCTTCTACGGCTTCGATGCGATCTCCACTGCCGCCGAGGAAACCCGCAATCCCAAGCGCGACCTGTCGATCGGCATCATCGGCTCGATGGTCGGCTGCACGGTGATCTACCTGCTGGTCGCGCTGGCGGCGGTGGGTGCGATGCACTACACACTGTTCGCGCAGAGCCCGGCGCCGTTGGCGCTGATCATGCGCGAACTGGGGCAGGGTACCGCGTCTGGCATCGTGTCGGGCGCGGCGGTGGTCGCGCTGCCGACGGTGCTGCTGGCGTTCTTCTATGGCCAGAGCCGGGTGTTCTTCGTGATGTCGCGCGACGGCCTGCTGCCGCGCGCGCTGTCCAAGGTCGATGCCCGGCGCGGTACGCCGGTGATGATCACGCTGTTCACCGCAGTGCTGGTCGCCGCGCTCGCCGGCGTGGCCCGCCTGGACGAGATCGCCGCGCTCGCCAATGCCGGTACGCTGGCCGCCTTCACCGCGGTCGCGCTGTGCATGCTGGTGCTGCGTGTGCGCGACCCGCAGCGCCCGCGCGTGTTCCGCGCGCCGCTGGCGTGGGTGATCGGCCCGATCGCGATCCTCGGTTGCACCTACCTGTTCTGGAGCCTGCCGCAGCGCACGCAGTTGTGGTTCCTGGCCTGGAACGTGTTCGGCGTCCTGGTCTACCTGCTCTATGCGCGGCGCAACAGTGTGCTGGGCCGCGGCGGCGACGCATGA
- a CDS encoding 23S rRNA methyltransferase, with the protein MASRSKSSQRWLKEHFSDPYVKKAQAEGLRSRAAYKLEELVERSRLLKPGMVVVDLGAAPGGWSQWVRQALGDSGRVIALDILEMPSLAGVEFLHGDFREDSVLAALEAALGGQQVDLVLSDMAPNKSGIDAVDQPRAMHLAELAMAFADDHLRTGGTFLIKLFQGTDFDAYVKDLRQRYEKLSIRKPAASRQRSPEVYALAQGKRPR; encoded by the coding sequence ATGGCCTCCCGCAGCAAAAGCAGCCAGCGCTGGCTGAAAGAACATTTCTCCGATCCCTACGTGAAGAAGGCGCAGGCCGAGGGGCTGCGCTCGCGTGCCGCGTACAAGCTCGAAGAACTGGTCGAGCGCAGCCGGCTGCTCAAGCCGGGCATGGTCGTCGTCGACCTGGGCGCCGCGCCCGGCGGCTGGTCGCAGTGGGTCCGGCAGGCCTTGGGCGACAGCGGACGGGTGATCGCGCTCGATATCCTGGAGATGCCGTCGCTGGCCGGGGTCGAGTTCCTGCACGGCGATTTCCGCGAGGATTCGGTGCTGGCCGCGCTCGAGGCCGCGCTTGGCGGACAGCAGGTGGACCTTGTGTTGTCGGACATGGCCCCCAACAAAAGCGGTATCGACGCTGTCGACCAGCCACGGGCGATGCACCTGGCCGAGCTGGCGATGGCGTTCGCCGACGACCACCTGCGCACCGGTGGCACCTTCCTCATCAAGCTGTTCCAGGGCACCGATTTCGACGCCTATGTGAAAGACCTGCGGCAGCGGTACGAGAAGCTCTCGATCCGCAAGCCGGCCGCCTCCCGGCAGCGTTCGCCCGAGGTCTACGCCCTGGCCCAGGGCAAGCGGCCGCGCTGA
- a CDS encoding protein-L-isoaspartate O-methyltransferase codes for MMARMRLQPEALGVGMTSQRVRDRLIERLRDGAHPGGGISDERVLNAIRTVPRHLFVDEALATRAYEDTALPIGHGQTISQPWVVARMTEALLANGMPRKVLEVGTGSGYQATILAALGIEVHTVERIGELLRVARKRFRSLGLNVRSKHDDGRIGWPENGPFDGIVVTAAGPALVDALTAQLADGGTLVAPVGAAGSQRLLVLHKQADGRLVQQDVAAVAFVPLLSGYID; via the coding sequence ATGATGGCGCGCATGCGGCTGCAACCTGAGGCGTTGGGCGTGGGCATGACCTCGCAACGCGTGCGCGACCGCCTGATCGAGCGATTGCGCGACGGCGCGCACCCGGGCGGCGGGATCTCTGATGAGCGTGTGCTCAACGCGATCCGCACCGTGCCCCGGCACCTGTTCGTCGACGAGGCGTTGGCGACCCGCGCCTATGAGGACACCGCATTGCCGATCGGGCATGGTCAGACGATCTCCCAGCCCTGGGTGGTCGCGCGCATGACCGAGGCCCTGTTGGCCAACGGCATGCCGCGCAAGGTGCTGGAAGTCGGCACCGGCTCGGGCTACCAAGCGACGATCCTCGCCGCGCTCGGCATCGAGGTGCACACGGTCGAACGCATCGGCGAGCTGCTGCGCGTGGCGCGCAAGCGCTTCCGCTCGCTCGGCCTCAATGTCCGCAGCAAGCACGACGACGGTCGCATCGGCTGGCCTGAGAACGGACCGTTCGACGGCATCGTGGTCACCGCCGCGGGCCCTGCGCTGGTCGATGCGCTGACCGCGCAACTCGCCGACGGCGGCACCTTGGTCGCGCCGGTCGGCGCGGCGGGGTCGCAGCGGCTGCTGGTGCTGCACAAGCAGGCCGACGGCCGGCTCGTGCAGCAGGATGTCGCCGCGGTGGCGTTCGTGCCGTTGCTTTCGGGATACATCGACTGA